One window of Streptomyces sp. NBC_00273 genomic DNA carries:
- a CDS encoding FAD-dependent oxidoreductase — MNGVDRRTMLTRSAAVVGGAAVAGALSGPVAAAAAPNASGDAARAAAAGTGSVVKPGDPRYEMLTTGNNQRFVARPDYIKMVRSTADAERALRDAVRAGKRVSVRSGGHCFADFAAHSGTQVIIDFSEMTHVGYDPKFRAFVVEAGARLINVYEALYKGWGVTVPGGICYSVGAGGHIAGGGYGLLSRAHGLVVDHLYAVEVVVTDGKGGVRTVVATREKNDPNRDLWWAHTGGGGGNFGLVTRYWFRSPGAKGTEPSEQLISPPSKVLVSAVDFPWEQLTEAKFTRLLKNFGAWHAANSAPDSPYRNLSSLFNVSSKAHGSLGMFTQVDATVPNARKLLDDYLAAITAGTGVTPKALTRPTGELPAMPQFAEPRTLPWLQATRLVGTNNPVITNPTSRGAHKSAYMRKNFTDHQISALYQYMSRPDFKNPDTMLVLFSFGGQVNAMAPDATANAQRSSIFKMCFQTFWQEESEDAFYLGWLRDLYEDFFSATGGVPLIDDSTDGCYINYPDRDITDPRRNRSGVPWQTLYYKDNYPRLQQVKRKYDPSDFFRHSMSIKPARG; from the coding sequence ATGAACGGTGTCGATCGCCGGACCATGCTCACCCGCAGCGCGGCCGTCGTCGGAGGCGCAGCGGTGGCCGGCGCCCTGTCCGGCCCCGTGGCGGCGGCAGCCGCCCCGAACGCCTCCGGCGACGCGGCGCGCGCCGCGGCCGCCGGGACCGGATCCGTCGTCAAGCCGGGGGATCCGCGCTACGAAATGCTCACCACGGGCAACAACCAGCGCTTCGTGGCACGCCCGGACTACATCAAGATGGTCCGCTCGACCGCGGACGCCGAACGCGCGCTCAGAGACGCGGTCCGGGCGGGCAAGCGGGTCTCGGTGCGCAGCGGCGGCCACTGCTTCGCCGACTTCGCCGCCCACTCCGGCACCCAGGTCATCATCGACTTCTCGGAGATGACGCACGTCGGCTACGACCCGAAGTTCCGCGCGTTCGTCGTCGAGGCGGGCGCCCGCCTGATCAACGTGTACGAGGCCCTCTACAAGGGCTGGGGCGTCACCGTCCCCGGCGGCATCTGCTACAGCGTCGGAGCCGGCGGGCACATAGCCGGCGGCGGCTACGGACTGCTCTCCCGGGCCCACGGCCTGGTCGTCGACCACCTCTACGCCGTGGAGGTCGTGGTGACGGACGGGAAGGGCGGCGTACGCACCGTCGTGGCCACCCGGGAGAAGAACGACCCGAACCGGGACCTGTGGTGGGCGCACACCGGCGGTGGCGGCGGCAACTTCGGCCTGGTGACCCGCTACTGGTTCCGCTCCCCGGGCGCGAAGGGCACCGAGCCCTCCGAACAGCTGATATCCCCGCCGTCGAAGGTCCTGGTGAGCGCCGTCGACTTCCCCTGGGAGCAGCTGACGGAGGCGAAGTTCACCCGGCTGCTGAAGAACTTCGGCGCGTGGCACGCCGCCAACAGCGCGCCCGACTCCCCGTACCGCAACCTCTCCAGCCTGTTCAACGTCAGCTCCAAGGCGCACGGCAGCCTGGGCATGTTCACCCAGGTCGACGCGACGGTGCCGAACGCGAGAAAACTGCTCGACGACTACCTGGCGGCCATCACCGCCGGCACGGGAGTCACCCCGAAGGCACTCACCCGCCCCACGGGTGAGCTGCCCGCCATGCCGCAGTTCGCGGAGCCCAGGACCCTGCCCTGGCTCCAGGCGACCAGACTGGTCGGCACCAACAACCCGGTCATCACCAACCCCACCTCACGCGGCGCGCACAAGTCCGCTTACATGCGCAAGAACTTCACCGACCATCAGATCTCCGCGCTCTACCAGTACATGAGCCGGCCGGACTTCAAGAACCCCGACACCATGCTGGTGCTCTTCTCCTTCGGCGGGCAGGTCAACGCCATGGCACCCGACGCGACGGCCAACGCGCAGCGCTCGTCCATCTTCAAGATGTGCTTCCAGACCTTCTGGCAGGAGGAGTCCGAGGACGCGTTCTACCTGGGCTGGCTGCGCGACCTGTACGAGGACTTCTTCTCGGCGACCGGTGGCGTGCCGCTGATCGACGACAGCACCGACGGCTGCTACATCAACTACCCCGACCGGGACATCACCGATCCCCGTCGCAACAGGTCCGGTGTGCCGTGGCAGACGCTCTACTACAAGGACAACTACCCGCGCCTGCAGCAGGTGAAGAGGAAGTACGACCCGTCCGACTTCTTCCGCCACTCGATGTCGATCAAGCCTGCGCGAGGCTGA
- the wecB gene encoding non-hydrolyzing UDP-N-acetylglucosamine 2-epimerase, with protein MRSVAVVLGTRPEAIKFAPVIRALQDDPRFEPVVISTGQHRQMLDETLDAFGLTADVDLKVMAPKQTLSQVTYRSLRGLEDYFATAPADAVLVHGDTATTLTGALAGFHQRIPVVHVEAGLRSGRLGSPFPEEGNRRLVAQVAALHLAPTPGNLANLLREGIAADTITVTGNTVIDALRWASGRAESYGDPALADLDRDPRRVVLASAHRREAWPHLPQIGRALARIADEPGVRVVVPLHRNPVVREALLPHIGSHPSITVVDPLPYLSFCKLMGRADVIVSDSSGSQEEGPALGKPTLVLGDVTERSEAIVAGTACLVGTATEGIVTRTLALLRDRAEYDRMATAANPYGDGRATDRTVAALAHFFGLGPAPEPFVPDSAVDELSVELARTADFART; from the coding sequence ATGCGTTCCGTCGCCGTAGTCCTCGGCACCCGGCCGGAGGCCATCAAGTTCGCGCCCGTCATCCGCGCCCTCCAGGACGACCCGCGCTTCGAGCCCGTCGTGATCTCCACCGGGCAGCACCGCCAGATGCTGGACGAGACCCTCGACGCCTTCGGCCTCACCGCCGACGTCGACCTGAAAGTGATGGCCCCCAAGCAGACCCTCTCCCAGGTCACCTACCGCTCGCTGCGCGGCCTGGAGGACTACTTCGCCACCGCGCCCGCCGACGCGGTCCTGGTCCACGGTGACACCGCCACCACCCTCACCGGAGCCCTGGCCGGATTCCACCAGCGGATCCCCGTCGTCCACGTCGAGGCCGGACTGCGCAGCGGCCGGCTCGGCTCGCCCTTCCCCGAGGAGGGCAACAGACGGCTCGTCGCCCAGGTCGCCGCCCTCCACCTGGCCCCCACCCCCGGCAACCTGGCGAACCTGCTGCGCGAGGGCATCGCCGCCGACACGATCACCGTCACCGGCAACACGGTCATCGACGCCCTGCGCTGGGCCAGCGGCCGCGCCGAGAGCTACGGCGACCCGGCGCTGGCCGACCTCGACCGCGACCCGCGCCGCGTCGTCCTGGCCTCCGCGCACCGCCGCGAGGCCTGGCCGCACCTGCCGCAGATCGGCCGGGCGCTGGCCCGCATCGCCGACGAGCCCGGTGTGCGCGTCGTGGTCCCGCTGCACCGCAACCCCGTCGTCCGCGAGGCGCTCCTCCCGCACATCGGCAGCCACCCGAGCATCACCGTCGTCGACCCGCTGCCCTACCTCAGCTTCTGCAAGCTCATGGGCCGTGCCGACGTCATCGTCTCGGACAGCAGCGGCAGCCAGGAGGAGGGGCCCGCGCTCGGCAAGCCCACGCTGGTCCTCGGCGACGTCACAGAGCGGTCCGAGGCCATCGTCGCCGGCACCGCCTGCCTCGTCGGAACGGCCACCGAGGGCATCGTCACCCGCACCCTGGCCCTGCTGCGCGACCGCGCCGAGTACGACCGGATGGCCACCGCCGCCAACCCGTACGGCGACGGACGGGCCACCGACCGCACGGTCGCCGCGCTCGCCCACTTCTTCGGCCTGGGTCCCGCGCCCGAGCCCTTCGTCCCCGACAGCGCCGTCGACGAGCTCAGCGTCGAGCTCGCCCGCACGGCCGACTTCGCCCGCACCTGA
- a CDS encoding FG-GAP repeat domain-containing protein: MTTTGTGKNPETVLRAPKFTAEVVADQLRDGYWLEAPDINGDGKPDLFGYGLRLGEIYWYANDGDWTRRLIADRIKMPVGADFADVSGNGHPDVIVCYDLYGPIGTIHDANTEGGKIDWLENPGTPDKDESRWKRHYVGRATGMHRLRAGHFTRTDRLQIIGLPIVAKEDVHAVLPVVLFTQPDDVHTAEEWPMTVIDDSHFRMIHGAEKKQGLVPGSELESLLLASDEGVTWLWFDEARQEWVRELIGTGELTQFEQTGFRGSGDLNAGRLGDDPMAYVAAIEPFHGNTVAVYTKAEDGEGWNRVLLDVYGDPNENGEGPGHQIVCADFDGDGDEEFLVALRGPWPWQGVMYYKAIDAANGVWAKWRVSEESVARIATADFNGDGRLDFATIAYSVQNYYVAKDAKLMVYRNEIDQ; encoded by the coding sequence ATGACCACCACCGGCACCGGCAAGAACCCCGAGACCGTCCTGCGCGCCCCGAAGTTCACCGCCGAGGTCGTGGCCGACCAGCTCCGCGACGGCTACTGGCTGGAGGCGCCGGACATCAACGGGGACGGCAAGCCGGACCTGTTCGGCTACGGGCTGCGGCTCGGCGAGATCTACTGGTACGCCAACGACGGCGACTGGACCCGCCGGCTGATAGCCGACCGCATCAAGATGCCCGTCGGCGCCGACTTCGCCGACGTCAGCGGCAACGGCCACCCCGACGTCATCGTCTGCTACGACCTCTACGGCCCGATCGGCACGATCCACGACGCCAACACCGAAGGCGGAAAGATCGACTGGCTGGAGAACCCGGGCACCCCCGACAAGGACGAGTCGCGCTGGAAGCGCCACTACGTCGGCCGCGCCACCGGTATGCACCGCCTGCGCGCCGGCCACTTCACCCGCACCGACCGGCTCCAGATCATCGGCCTGCCGATCGTCGCCAAGGAGGACGTCCACGCCGTACTGCCCGTCGTGCTGTTCACCCAGCCCGACGACGTGCACACGGCGGAAGAGTGGCCGATGACGGTCATCGACGACAGCCACTTCCGGATGATCCACGGCGCCGAGAAGAAGCAGGGCCTGGTCCCCGGCTCCGAGCTCGAATCCCTGCTGCTGGCCTCCGACGAGGGCGTCACCTGGCTCTGGTTCGACGAAGCCCGCCAGGAGTGGGTCCGCGAGCTGATCGGCACGGGCGAGCTCACCCAGTTCGAGCAGACCGGCTTCCGCGGCAGCGGCGACCTCAACGCCGGCCGGCTCGGCGACGACCCCATGGCGTACGTCGCCGCCATCGAGCCCTTCCACGGCAACACCGTGGCCGTCTACACCAAGGCCGAGGACGGCGAGGGCTGGAACCGCGTCCTGCTCGACGTGTACGGCGACCCCAACGAGAACGGCGAGGGCCCCGGCCACCAGATCGTCTGCGCCGACTTCGACGGCGACGGCGACGAGGAGTTCCTCGTGGCCCTGCGCGGACCGTGGCCCTGGCAGGGCGTCATGTACTACAAGGCGATCGACGCGGCCAACGGCGTCTGGGCCAAGTGGCGGGTCTCCGAGGAGTCCGTCGCCCGCATCGCCACGGCCGACTTCAACGGGGACGGCCGCCTCGACTTCGCCACCATCGCGTACTCCGTCCAGAACTACTACGTGGCCAAGGACGCCAAGCTCATGGTCTACCGCAACGAGATCGACCAGTAG